Proteins encoded by one window of Vitis riparia cultivar Riparia Gloire de Montpellier isolate 1030 chromosome 11, EGFV_Vit.rip_1.0, whole genome shotgun sequence:
- the LOC117924861 gene encoding protein TIFY 5A-like, with translation MEFTPNLRKQNNFPSALQESIKMESNKPMNLELPLFPSTAHNSSIPTMRGGGSPQEQQQRQQLTIFYNGRICVSDVTELRARAIILAASREMEERKRAPLSPSMQSQLCGPSGVSMKRSLHRFLQKRKNRREAMSPYNH, from the exons ATGGAGTTTACCCCCAATCTAAGAAAGCAAAACAACTTCCCCTCTGCCCTTCAAGAATCAATCAAGATGGAGAGTAACAAGCCCATGAATCTGGAACTTCCACTGTTTCCCTCCACTGCTCACAATTCTTCAATTCCCACTATGAGAGGAGGAGGAAGCCCCCAAGAGCAACAGCAACGGCAGCAGCTTACCATCTTCTACAACGGAAGGATTTGCGTTTCTGATGTTACAGAGCTTCGG GCTAGAGCAATTATACTGGCTGCAAGTAGAGAAATGGAGGAAAGGAAGAGAGCCCCGCTGTCGCCATCTATGCAATCTCAGCTCTGTGGCCCTTCGGGTGTTTCAATGAAGAGATCGCTCCACCGGTTCCTTCAGAAGCGAAAGAATAGGAGGGAAGCTATGTCCCCATACAATCATTAA
- the LOC117925668 gene encoding protein TIFY 5A-like isoform X2, which produces METGRGSPQEQQQRQQLTIFYNGRICVCDVTELQARAILLVASREMEEKTRTPTASDATSPSLHSQMYSPTGLSMKRSLQRFLQKRKNRMEATSPYHR; this is translated from the exons ATGGAGACGGGAAGAGGAAGCCCACAGGAGCAACAGCAACGGCAGCAGCTTACCATTTTCTATAACGGAAGGATCTGCGTTTGTGATGTTACAGAGCTTCAG GCTAGAGCCATCTTACTGGTTGCAAGTAgagaaatggaggaaaaaaCAAGAACCCCGACTGCCTCAGACGCGACCTCGCCATCTCTGCATTCTCAGATGTATAGCCCTACTGGCCTTTCCATGAAGAGATCGCTGCAACGGTTCCTCCAGAAGCGAAAGAATAGGATGGAAGCAACCTCCCCATACCATCGCTAG
- the LOC117925668 gene encoding protein TIFY 5A-like isoform X1 has protein sequence MMMETGRGSPQEQQQRQQLTIFYNGRICVCDVTELQARAILLVASREMEEKTRTPTASDATSPSLHSQMYSPTGLSMKRSLQRFLQKRKNRMEATSPYHR, from the exons ATGAT GATGGAGACGGGAAGAGGAAGCCCACAGGAGCAACAGCAACGGCAGCAGCTTACCATTTTCTATAACGGAAGGATCTGCGTTTGTGATGTTACAGAGCTTCAG GCTAGAGCCATCTTACTGGTTGCAAGTAgagaaatggaggaaaaaaCAAGAACCCCGACTGCCTCAGACGCGACCTCGCCATCTCTGCATTCTCAGATGTATAGCCCTACTGGCCTTTCCATGAAGAGATCGCTGCAACGGTTCCTCCAGAAGCGAAAGAATAGGATGGAAGCAACCTCCCCATACCATCGCTAG
- the LOC117925667 gene encoding protein TIFY 5A-like, with amino-acid sequence MKRRNCNLELRLLPPNTDYSSPQHHHNMMMETGRGSPQEQQQQQQLTIFYDGRICVCDVTELQARAILLLASREMEEKTRTPTASDAISPSLHSQLYSPTGLSMKRSLQRFLQKRKNRMEATSPYHR; translated from the exons ATGAAGAGAAGGAACTGCAATTTGGAGCTTCGGCTTCTTCCCCCCAACACTGATTATTCAAGCCCCCAGCACCACCACAACATGAT GATGGAGACGGGAAGAGGAAGCCCACAGGAGCAACAGCAACAGCAGCAGCTTACCATTTTCTATGACGGAAGGATCTGCGTTTGTGATGTTACAGAGCTTCAG GCTAGAGCCATCTTACTGCTTGCAAGTAgagaaatggaggaaaaaaCAAGAACCCCGACTGCCTCAGACGCGATCTCGCCATCTCTGCATTCTCAGCTGTATAGCCCTACTGGCCTTTCCATGAAGAGATCGCTGCAACGCTTCCTCCAGAAGCGAAAGAATAGGATGGAAGCAACCTCTCCCTACCATCGCTAG